A portion of the Halopelagius inordinatus genome contains these proteins:
- a CDS encoding adenylyltransferase/cytidyltransferase family protein: protein MTTAIAQGTFDILHPGHLHYLRDAAALGDELHVIVARRENVTHKAKPILPDAQRRDMVDALEMVTEAHLGHREDIFVPIERIQPDVIVLGHDQHHDEDGIRAALAERGIDCDVTRASPCEPRYEGELLSTGRIVRRILERRG from the coding sequence ATGACGACGGCCATCGCACAGGGGACGTTCGACATCCTCCACCCCGGTCACCTCCACTATCTGCGCGACGCCGCCGCCCTCGGCGACGAACTCCACGTCATCGTCGCCCGCCGAGAGAACGTGACGCACAAGGCCAAGCCGATTCTCCCCGACGCCCAACGGCGGGATATGGTCGACGCGTTGGAGATGGTGACGGAGGCGCACCTCGGCCACCGCGAGGACATCTTCGTCCCCATCGAACGCATCCAACCCGACGTCATCGTCCTCGGCCACGACCAACACCACGACGAGGACGGTATCCGCGCCGCCCTCGCCGAACGCGGCATCGACTGCGACGTGACCCGCGCCTCGCCCTGTGAACCGCGGTACGAGGGCGAACTGCTCTCGACGGGCCGCATCGTGCGGCGCATCCTCGAACGGCGCGGGTGA
- a CDS encoding Gfo/Idh/MocA family protein: protein MTHLSVVAIGLGSLGRLESHIANSIDGVDIVGGADPAEDARATFESELHAPAYGSHEELLDDVDADAAIISSPHTLHFEHAMSCLERGVHVHLEKPMVTDLGDARALAREAEARDCVLAVGYQRHFDDRFREMRRIIDEGRIGTPHMATCHLEQVWIDAVGDGWRGNPALSGGGQLYDSGSHLLDSLLWTTRSTPVSVAATVDSRGADVDVNSALAVTLERGDDRMTASVGVSGAGESGPAPGEMLSIWGTEGSVSFDGEIIRVTEDGATHESTPAEPSFEDLTERKLGNFFDAARGDAESEIPPADAVKVTALTEAAYESAESGRRLAVDAGLEASVETPADAVQND from the coding sequence ATGACACATCTGTCGGTAGTCGCCATCGGTCTCGGCTCTCTGGGCCGACTGGAGAGCCACATCGCGAACTCGATCGACGGCGTCGATATCGTCGGCGGGGCGGATCCCGCAGAAGACGCCCGTGCGACGTTCGAGTCCGAACTGCACGCGCCCGCGTACGGCTCTCACGAGGAATTACTGGACGACGTCGACGCCGACGCCGCCATCATCTCCTCGCCGCACACGCTCCACTTCGAACACGCGATGTCGTGTCTCGAACGCGGCGTCCACGTCCACTTGGAGAAGCCGATGGTGACCGACCTCGGCGACGCCCGCGCCCTCGCCCGCGAGGCGGAGGCGCGCGACTGCGTCCTGGCGGTCGGCTACCAGCGACATTTCGACGACCGGTTCCGCGAGATGCGACGGATAATCGACGAGGGCCGCATCGGCACGCCCCACATGGCGACCTGTCACCTCGAACAGGTGTGGATAGACGCCGTCGGCGACGGGTGGCGCGGGAACCCCGCGCTCTCGGGCGGCGGCCAACTGTACGACTCGGGGTCGCACCTCCTCGATTCGCTCCTGTGGACGACGCGGAGTACGCCCGTCTCCGTCGCCGCGACGGTGGACTCCCGCGGCGCGGACGTGGACGTAAACTCCGCGCTCGCCGTGACACTCGAACGCGGCGACGACCGGATGACCGCGAGCGTCGGCGTCTCCGGCGCGGGGGAAAGCGGGCCCGCGCCCGGCGAGATGCTCTCTATCTGGGGCACCGAAGGTTCGGTCTCCTTCGACGGCGAGATAATTCGCGTCACCGAGGACGGGGCGACTCACGAATCGACGCCCGCGGAACCGTCGTTCGAGGACCTGACAGAGCGCAAACTCGGCAACTTCTTCGACGCGGCTCGCGGCGACGCGGAGTCGGAGATTCCGCCCGCGGACGCGGTGAAAGTGACGGCGCTCACGGAGGCGGCGTACGAGTCCGCGGAGTCGGGTCGCCGCCTCGCGGTGGACGCCGGTCTCGAAGCGAGCGTCGAGACTCCCGCCGACGCCGTGCAGAACGACTGA
- the coxB gene encoding cytochrome c oxidase subunit II, whose protein sequence is MRKTRLALVSLLSMLATALVALPVAAQPSSSAELINELNGKLLYVAIPITILVEVILLYTVVKFRNTGNPLPTRENRRLEITWTIATAIILLFVGVASYGVLADVTHVSGQSAADQEMQQAQEDPVVVHAEAYQWGWEMSYPEQGNFTTGTNIVVPKDRPVEIQVTSRDVVHAFHVPEMGLKQDAMPGQVNTISTVPYETGTYQGYCAEYCGVAHSQMYFTVDVVPQDEYDQWVSEQQSGDGGDGGNGGDNSSSEGQ, encoded by the coding sequence ATGCGAAAGACGCGCTTGGCACTCGTTTCCCTGCTCTCGATGCTGGCGACGGCGCTCGTTGCGCTCCCCGTCGCGGCGCAGCCGTCATCCAGCGCGGAGCTGATAAACGAGCTCAACGGGAAGCTCCTGTACGTGGCGATACCCATCACCATACTCGTAGAGGTCATCCTCCTCTACACGGTGGTGAAGTTCCGAAACACCGGCAACCCGCTTCCGACCCGGGAGAACCGGCGTCTCGAAATCACCTGGACCATCGCGACGGCCATCATCCTGCTTTTCGTGGGTGTGGCCTCCTACGGCGTCCTCGCGGACGTGACGCACGTCAGCGGTCAGAGCGCCGCCGACCAAGAGATGCAGCAGGCACAAGAGGACCCCGTCGTCGTCCACGCGGAAGCCTACCAGTGGGGATGGGAGATGTCCTACCCCGAACAGGGTAACTTCACGACCGGCACCAACATCGTCGTCCCCAAAGACAGGCCGGTCGAAATCCAAGTGACGAGTCGGGACGTGGTACACGCGTTCCACGTGCCCGAGATGGGCTTGAAACAGGACGCGATGCCCGGACAGGTCAACACGATAAGCACCGTTCCCTACGAGACGGGGACGTACCAGGGTTACTGCGCCGAGTACTGCGGCGTCGCGCACTCGCAGATGTACTTCACCGTGGACGTCGTCCCGCAGGACGAGTACGACCAGTGGGTGAGCGAACAACAGAGCGGTGACGGCGGCGACGGCGGTAACGGCGGCGACAACAGTTCCAGCGAAGGGCAGTAA
- a CDS encoding SelT/SelW/SelH family protein has product MTTVEIEYCVPCGFLDRAEAIQHALLEQFGDRLDSVALVTGDHGVLTVAVDGETVWDKADDEYDVDDITRRVRGAL; this is encoded by the coding sequence ATGACGACAGTCGAAATCGAGTACTGCGTTCCCTGCGGCTTTCTCGACAGGGCGGAAGCGATTCAACACGCGCTCCTCGAACAGTTCGGCGACAGACTCGACAGCGTCGCGTTGGTGACCGGCGACCACGGCGTCTTGACCGTCGCGGTGGACGGCGAGACGGTGTGGGACAAAGCCGACGACGAGTACGACGTAGACGACATCACCCGTCGCGTCCGCGGGGCGCTTTGA
- the cyoE gene encoding heme o synthase: MGVYLLLLVGATTAVTDAAAACTAWPACGDGFATPTTLAGWVAIGHRIAAVAVGLLGVATLVAALRADVERRVLVPMVVAGALYPVQAGLGALVATDAGVGGTLSAVHLTVGMAIFGGLVAALAWSLESETGDPTESPSGHPEPDLPPANSHDPAVPTDPLARAKATANAYFRMMKPRLMWLLCLVASAGMALASATTSGLTPEIVLATLGGGVLSIGASGTFNHVFERDIDRRMSRTNDRPLATDLIPVRNAMAFGLVLAAASLALFAWVNVLAAVLGLAAILFYSVVYTLMLKPNTVQNTVIGGAAGALPALIGWAAVTGSIGLGGVVLATVIFLWTPAHFYNLALAYKDDYERGGFPMMPVVRGETVTRKHILWYLGATLVAAGALAATETLGLLYALTSVAFGGVFLYFVVRLHYEQTEGAAFRAFHASNAYLGAVLLVIVVEALAL, encoded by the coding sequence ATGGGCGTCTATCTTCTGTTGCTCGTCGGGGCGACGACGGCCGTGACCGACGCCGCCGCGGCGTGCACGGCGTGGCCCGCCTGCGGTGACGGGTTCGCCACGCCGACGACGCTCGCGGGGTGGGTGGCGATAGGCCACCGAATCGCGGCGGTGGCCGTCGGACTGCTCGGCGTCGCGACGCTCGTCGCGGCCCTCCGCGCCGACGTCGAACGCCGCGTCCTCGTCCCGATGGTGGTCGCCGGTGCGTTGTACCCGGTGCAGGCCGGACTCGGCGCTCTCGTCGCGACGGACGCGGGCGTCGGCGGGACGCTCTCGGCCGTCCACCTCACCGTCGGGATGGCCATCTTCGGCGGCCTCGTGGCGGCGCTCGCGTGGTCGCTCGAATCGGAGACCGGCGACCCGACGGAATCGCCGTCGGGCCACCCCGAACCGGACCTCCCGCCCGCGAACTCGCACGACCCTGCCGTTCCGACCGACCCCCTCGCCCGCGCGAAGGCGACGGCGAACGCCTACTTCCGAATGATGAAGCCGCGGCTGATGTGGCTGCTCTGTCTCGTCGCCTCCGCCGGGATGGCGCTCGCGAGTGCGACGACCAGCGGTCTCACGCCCGAGATAGTGCTGGCGACGCTCGGCGGCGGCGTCCTCTCTATCGGCGCGTCGGGGACGTTCAACCACGTCTTCGAACGCGACATCGACCGCCGCATGTCCCGGACGAACGACCGACCGCTGGCGACGGACCTGATTCCCGTCCGCAACGCGATGGCGTTCGGCCTCGTCCTCGCCGCGGCGTCGCTCGCGCTGTTCGCGTGGGTGAACGTCCTCGCGGCCGTCCTCGGACTCGCCGCGATTCTGTTTTACAGCGTCGTCTACACGCTCATGCTGAAGCCCAACACGGTTCAGAACACGGTCATCGGCGGCGCGGCGGGCGCGCTCCCGGCGCTCATCGGTTGGGCCGCGGTGACGGGGTCGATAGGCCTCGGCGGCGTCGTCCTCGCGACTGTCATCTTCCTGTGGACGCCCGCGCACTTCTACAACCTCGCGCTGGCGTACAAAGACGACTACGAACGCGGCGGCTTCCCGATGATGCCCGTCGTCCGCGGCGAGACGGTGACGCGAAAGCACATCCTCTGGTATCTCGGCGCGACGCTCGTCGCCGCGGGCGCGCTGGCCGCGACGGAGACGCTCGGTCTGCTGTACGCGCTGACGAGCGTCGCCTTCGGCGGCGTGTTCCTCTACTTCGTCGTCCGCCTGCACTACGAACAGACGGAGGGGGCCGCGTTTCGGGCGTTCCACGCATCGAACGCGTATCTCGGGGCGGTGCTCCTCGTCATCGTCGTCGAAGCGCTGGCGCTATGA
- a CDS encoding fructosamine kinase family protein produces the protein MAADDASETPPPEEIRSRVEPLFDAPVTDLTELDGGFVGTVYRLSVAGRDPVVAKVGATPLTVEAEMLRYLAAESSLPVPEVFHAEDDLLVMAYVEGDDDPTFGPELQRAVADHLAALHDVTAEAFGFPRDTLSGPYRQPNPWTDSWVEFYRDHRLRHCADEAVAEGSLPASYRRRIEAFAEEIDAVLSEPAAPALVHGDVWEANLVVSGDDVRAFLDPALYYGHPEVELAYVAGTEAFEDPFFDRYRERRGIDAGFFEKRRPAYRLYPVLEHVRVFGDRYLSDLDETLSRLGY, from the coding sequence ATGGCCGCAGACGACGCCTCCGAGACGCCGCCGCCCGAGGAGATTCGAAGTCGCGTCGAACCGCTGTTCGACGCCCCCGTGACAGACCTCACGGAACTCGACGGCGGGTTCGTCGGCACCGTCTATCGACTCTCCGTGGCGGGCCGCGACCCGGTGGTGGCGAAAGTCGGGGCCACTCCGCTCACCGTCGAAGCCGAGATGCTCCGGTATCTCGCCGCCGAGTCGTCGCTTCCCGTCCCGGAGGTGTTCCACGCCGAGGACGACTTGCTCGTGATGGCCTACGTCGAGGGCGACGACGACCCGACGTTCGGGCCCGAACTCCAACGGGCCGTCGCCGACCACCTCGCCGCCCTCCACGACGTGACCGCCGAGGCCTTCGGCTTCCCGCGCGACACCCTCAGCGGGCCGTACCGCCAACCGAACCCGTGGACCGACTCGTGGGTCGAGTTCTACCGCGACCACCGCCTCCGCCACTGTGCCGACGAGGCAGTCGCCGAGGGTAGTCTCCCCGCCTCGTACCGACGGCGTATCGAGGCGTTCGCCGAGGAGATAGACGCCGTCCTCTCGGAACCCGCGGCCCCCGCACTCGTCCACGGCGACGTCTGGGAGGCGAACCTCGTCGTCTCCGGCGACGACGTTCGGGCGTTCTTGGACCCCGCACTCTACTACGGCCACCCGGAGGTCGAACTCGCGTACGTCGCGGGCACCGAGGCGTTCGAGGACCCGTTCTTCGACCGCTACCGGGAACGCCGCGGCATCGACGCCGGATTCTTCGAGAAACGGCGTCCGGCCTACCGGCTCTATCCGGTTTTAGAACACGTCCGAGTGTTCGGCGACCGATATCTCTCCGACCTCGACGAGACGCTCTCGCGTCTGGGGTACTGA
- a CDS encoding aldo/keto reductase, producing the protein MSLDYRRLGTTGTTVSELCFGTWRFGRKTGGVLETSKEEAHELLDAYADRGGNFIDTANVYGDPNGTSEDWIGDWLSDYDREDFVLASKVYFGFDDDNPNGSGLSRTHIRNQIEGTLDRLGTDYLDLYYIHRWDENTPIEETLSTLDRIVEEGKVNYLGASTMAAWQLTKALWKSDVEGYERFEVTQPLFHAGYYEDVADYLDVCGDQGLAVCPYSPLAGGFLTGKYERADPDDPTMVKAPDGSRADFDERFDQFYLSERGWHVLDAVTDVAEEEDATPAQVSLRWLMDYPDATVVPIVGARTTDQLDENVGAAEVDLSDDQWERIMNARYAEDGKVWGQ; encoded by the coding sequence ATGAGCCTCGACTACCGACGACTCGGTACGACCGGGACGACCGTCTCCGAACTCTGCTTCGGCACGTGGCGGTTCGGACGCAAGACCGGCGGCGTGTTGGAGACGTCGAAAGAGGAGGCCCACGAACTCCTCGACGCCTACGCCGACCGCGGCGGGAACTTCATCGACACCGCGAACGTCTACGGCGACCCCAACGGGACGAGCGAAGACTGGATCGGCGATTGGCTCTCTGACTACGACAGGGAGGATTTCGTCCTCGCCTCGAAGGTGTACTTCGGCTTCGACGACGACAACCCCAACGGGTCGGGCCTCTCGCGGACGCACATCCGAAACCAGATAGAGGGGACGCTCGACCGCCTCGGAACCGACTACCTCGACCTCTACTACATCCACCGCTGGGACGAGAACACGCCGATAGAGGAGACGCTCTCGACGCTCGACCGCATCGTCGAAGAGGGGAAGGTGAACTACCTCGGCGCGTCGACGATGGCGGCGTGGCAACTGACCAAAGCGCTCTGGAAGTCCGACGTCGAAGGGTACGAGCGATTCGAGGTGACCCAACCGCTGTTCCACGCGGGCTACTACGAGGACGTCGCCGACTATCTCGACGTCTGCGGCGACCAGGGACTCGCGGTCTGTCCGTACTCGCCGCTCGCGGGCGGCTTTCTCACCGGGAAGTACGAACGCGCCGACCCCGACGACCCGACGATGGTGAAAGCGCCCGACGGATCCCGCGCCGACTTCGACGAACGGTTCGACCAGTTCTACCTCTCCGAGCGCGGATGGCACGTCTTAGACGCCGTGACCGACGTCGCAGAGGAAGAAGACGCCACGCCCGCGCAGGTGTCGCTTCGGTGGTTGATGGACTATCCCGACGCCACCGTCGTCCCCATCGTCGGCGCGCGCACCACCGACCAACTCGACGAGAACGTCGGCGCGGCTGAGGTCGACCTCTCGGACGACCAGTGGGAGCGAATCATGAACGCCCGCTACGCCGAAGACGGCAAGGTCTGGGGACAGTAA
- a CDS encoding ATP-binding protein, whose product MGEGKTSDVSEETTPATVLGRFAEPVFALDEEWRFTYLNEPAEDALGRNGDDLLGTAIWDLLPDQMVPTIRERFELAADTGEAVTAEEYYPPSDVWFEMQIFPAESGFSVLLSDVTEEVDRRTTLESRERALKDAYEIIADPDRPFEEQIADLLEVVRETVGTDYATLSRIEGGEYVFEAVAAPVDADVTKGDSIPLSATNCERVVETERTLVLEDIESDAPELAGRAGNVDLGISCYLGAPVFVGDDVYGTFCFYGTESRAEEFTDWQTAFVELLSGWVSSALDRRTHERELRDANSQLEAATEAGAVGTWEWDVSTDEIVANPSFAEQFGIDPDVARDGAALEAFVSAIHENDRERVEAKIQAAVESCGEYEAEYRVRNSDGEFRWVVARGHVDCDDDGTPRTFPGALTDVTERKRTEKELQASNERLEQFAYAASHDLQEPLRMVSSYLRLVERRYADALDEEGEEFIDFAVDGAERMREMIESLLAYSRVETRGNPLEPVDVGEVLADVRVDLQFRIEETDADITTGDLPRVVGDPDQLRQLFQNLLDNAMEYRSGEAPQVTVSADRSGGEWVISVSDEGIGIDPEDQRRIFEVFQRLHTQNEHAGTGIGLALCERIVERHGGDIWVDSEPGEGATLSFTLPAANDSET is encoded by the coding sequence ATGGGAGAGGGGAAGACGTCAGACGTATCCGAGGAAACTACCCCGGCCACCGTCCTCGGGCGGTTCGCCGAACCCGTCTTCGCACTCGACGAGGAGTGGCGGTTCACCTACCTCAACGAACCGGCCGAAGACGCTCTCGGGCGGAACGGCGACGACCTTCTCGGAACGGCCATCTGGGACCTCCTTCCGGATCAGATGGTCCCGACGATCAGAGAGCGGTTCGAACTCGCGGCGGACACCGGAGAGGCCGTGACGGCAGAAGAGTACTACCCCCCGTCGGACGTCTGGTTCGAGATGCAGATATTCCCCGCGGAGTCCGGGTTTTCCGTGTTGCTCTCCGACGTGACCGAGGAGGTCGACCGGCGAACGACGCTCGAATCCCGTGAACGCGCCCTGAAAGACGCCTACGAGATAATCGCCGACCCCGACCGACCGTTCGAAGAGCAGATAGCCGACCTGTTGGAAGTCGTCCGAGAAACGGTCGGAACCGACTACGCGACGCTCTCGCGGATAGAGGGCGGAGAGTACGTCTTCGAGGCGGTCGCCGCACCGGTGGACGCCGACGTGACGAAGGGAGACTCGATACCGTTGTCGGCGACGAACTGCGAACGCGTCGTCGAGACCGAACGAACGCTCGTCCTCGAAGACATCGAATCGGACGCGCCGGAGTTGGCGGGCCGCGCGGGCAACGTCGATTTGGGTATCTCCTGTTACCTCGGCGCGCCGGTGTTCGTCGGAGACGACGTCTACGGGACGTTCTGTTTCTACGGCACGGAGTCGCGGGCCGAAGAGTTCACAGACTGGCAGACCGCGTTCGTCGAACTGCTGAGCGGTTGGGTGAGTTCGGCGCTCGACCGGCGGACGCACGAACGGGAACTGCGCGACGCGAACTCGCAGTTGGAGGCCGCGACAGAGGCCGGGGCAGTCGGCACGTGGGAGTGGGACGTCTCCACCGACGAAATCGTCGCGAACCCGTCGTTCGCAGAGCAGTTCGGCATCGACCCCGACGTGGCCCGCGACGGGGCGGCACTCGAAGCGTTCGTCTCGGCCATCCACGAGAACGACCGAGAGCGGGTCGAAGCGAAAATCCAGGCGGCGGTCGAATCCTGCGGGGAGTACGAAGCCGAGTACCGGGTCAGAAACTCGGACGGCGAGTTCCGGTGGGTGGTCGCCCGCGGGCACGTCGACTGCGACGACGACGGCACGCCGCGTACGTTCCCCGGCGCACTCACCGACGTGACGGAGCGGAAACGCACCGAAAAGGAACTGCAAGCGTCGAACGAGCGGTTAGAGCAGTTCGCGTACGCCGCTTCCCACGACTTACAGGAGCCGTTGCGGATGGTATCGAGCTATCTCCGCCTCGTCGAACGTCGGTACGCCGACGCACTCGACGAGGAGGGCGAGGAGTTCATCGACTTCGCCGTCGACGGGGCAGAGCGGATGCGCGAGATGATAGAGAGTCTGCTCGCGTACTCGCGCGTCGAGACGCGGGGCAACCCGCTCGAACCCGTGGACGTCGGCGAAGTGCTCGCGGACGTGCGGGTGGACCTCCAGTTTCGGATAGAGGAGACGGACGCCGATATCACGACCGGCGACCTCCCTCGCGTCGTCGGCGACCCGGACCAACTGCGCCAGTTGTTCCAGAACCTGCTCGACAACGCCATGGAGTATCGGAGCGGCGAGGCACCGCAGGTCACCGTGTCGGCGGACCGGTCCGGCGGGGAGTGGGTCATCTCCGTCAGCGACGAGGGTATCGGCATCGACCCCGAGGACCAAAGACGGATCTTCGAGGTGTTTCAGCGCCTCCACACACAGAACGAACACGCCGGAACCGGAATCGGACTGGCGCTCTGTGAACGCATCGTCGAACGGCACGGCGGCGACATCTGGGTCGATTCCGAACCCGGCGAGGGGGCGACGCTCTCGTTTACCCTCCCGGCGGCGAACGACTCCGAGACGTGA
- a CDS encoding Mov34/MPN/PAD-1 family protein: MRLFRSGEILGIAEDALEFALEASRETHPNEYMGFLRGEDARSLGLDRRGTVVTDVLIIPGTESDPTSATVNSNMIPNDMRAVGSIHSHPNGVLQPSDADLDTFGNGKVHIIIGAPYERTDWRAFDQYGDRRSLDVLDVELDDPEEFFDFTEDDLDVDDA; the protein is encoded by the coding sequence ATGCGCCTCTTTCGGTCGGGAGAGATTCTCGGCATCGCCGAGGACGCACTCGAGTTCGCACTCGAGGCCTCCCGCGAAACGCACCCGAACGAGTACATGGGTTTTCTCCGAGGAGAAGACGCGCGGAGTCTCGGACTCGACCGACGGGGAACGGTCGTCACGGACGTCCTCATCATTCCGGGAACGGAGTCCGACCCGACGAGCGCAACCGTGAACTCGAACATGATTCCCAACGACATGCGCGCCGTCGGGTCGATTCACTCGCACCCAAACGGCGTCCTGCAACCGAGCGACGCCGACTTGGACACGTTCGGTAACGGGAAGGTCCACATCATCATCGGCGCGCCGTACGAACGGACCGACTGGCGGGCGTTCGACCAGTACGGCGACCGGCGGAGTCTGGACGTCCTCGACGTGGAGTTAGACGACCCAGAAGAGTTCTTCGACTTCACCGAGGACGACTTGGACGTAGACGACGCATGA
- a CDS encoding PQQ-dependent sugar dehydrogenase, producing the protein MDFVDRRRFLAGSAAALAGALSGCGGRSPDADAGTATGDGTSSGTDSLSGATVGLERVAEGFASPVDFFAPAGTGRRFVVDQPGVVWEMPDEGRAGTPSDESGDPPFTTAAETPYLDLRDRVVSVSGYTERGLLGVAAHPEFAENGRLFVRYSAPNRAGTPSNYSHTFVLSELTVDPDSDAPSAEERTLLEIPEPQSNHNAGSVTFGPDGYLYVGVGDGGGGGDEGRGHVEDWYDAVSGGNGQDVTENRLGSVLRIDVDSRPDDEPYGVPDDNPLVGREGFDDQYAWGFRNPWRMSFDGEDLYVADVGQSAYEEVNRVTAGGNYGWNVREGAHCFDADDCPTETSDGDSLVDPVIEYSHSGDGVSGVAVVGGYVYRGDAIPDLSGAYVFADWQSEGRLFAADPDAETTPWPVSAVSVAGAQSLGSNVLSFGRGGDGELYALTDEDGGVSGSSGALSRLVAP; encoded by the coding sequence ATGGATTTCGTGGATAGACGGCGGTTTCTCGCCGGGTCCGCCGCCGCACTCGCGGGCGCACTCTCCGGGTGCGGTGGTCGGTCCCCCGACGCCGACGCCGGGACTGCGACCGGAGACGGTACTTCCTCCGGCACCGACTCTCTGTCCGGGGCGACGGTCGGACTCGAACGGGTCGCCGAGGGGTTCGCGTCGCCCGTCGACTTCTTCGCGCCCGCCGGAACCGGCCGCCGGTTCGTCGTCGACCAACCGGGCGTCGTCTGGGAGATGCCCGACGAGGGCCGCGCGGGGACGCCGTCGGACGAGTCCGGCGACCCTCCGTTCACGACGGCCGCGGAGACGCCGTATCTCGACCTGAGAGACCGCGTCGTGAGCGTGTCTGGCTACACCGAACGCGGACTTCTCGGCGTGGCGGCGCACCCGGAGTTCGCCGAGAACGGTCGGTTGTTCGTCAGATACAGCGCACCGAACCGGGCGGGGACGCCGTCGAACTACAGCCACACGTTCGTCCTGAGCGAACTGACCGTAGACCCCGATTCGGACGCGCCCTCGGCCGAGGAGCGAACGCTGTTGGAGATTCCCGAACCGCAGTCGAACCACAACGCCGGGTCGGTGACGTTCGGACCGGACGGCTACCTCTACGTCGGCGTCGGCGACGGCGGCGGCGGCGGAGACGAGGGGCGGGGACACGTCGAGGACTGGTACGACGCCGTCTCCGGTGGGAACGGACAGGACGTGACGGAGAACCGCCTCGGGAGCGTCCTGCGGATAGACGTCGACTCCCGGCCGGACGACGAACCGTACGGGGTCCCGGACGACAATCCACTCGTCGGGCGCGAGGGGTTCGACGACCAGTACGCGTGGGGCTTTCGCAACCCGTGGCGCATGAGTTTCGACGGCGAGGACCTCTACGTCGCGGACGTGGGACAAAGCGCGTACGAAGAGGTGAATCGAGTGACCGCGGGCGGAAACTACGGGTGGAACGTCCGCGAGGGCGCACACTGCTTCGACGCGGACGACTGCCCGACCGAGACGTCCGACGGCGACTCTCTCGTGGACCCGGTAATCGAGTACTCACACTCCGGGGACGGCGTCTCGGGAGTCGCCGTCGTCGGCGGGTACGTCTACCGCGGCGACGCGATACCGGACCTCTCGGGCGCGTACGTCTTCGCCGACTGGCAGTCCGAGGGTCGCCTGTTCGCGGCCGACCCCGACGCCGAGACGACGCCGTGGCCGGTTTCCGCGGTGTCCGTCGCCGGGGCGCAGTCGCTCGGTTCGAACGTCCTCTCGTTCGGCCGCGGCGGCGACGGTGAGTTGTACGCGCTCACCGACGAGGACGGCGGCGTCTCCGGGTCGTCGGGCGCGCTCTCCCGCCTCGTCGCGCCGTGA
- a CDS encoding DUF7546 family protein yields the protein MTSVSTTFARPSRDDVLLVGLLVNTLVVASLVYVVASGISVTRPRYSLYGLAWILVGVLAVWKTDVAPTDPTTRRRAAAVAVGYAVVLAAAGGVLVTAMAPGQGQWGVRIATLAPGWGPAPVVSTPYAALVLMPARVVGYLALAYLVYATVIDASGSAVSGVLGLLSCVSCSWPVVASLLTGVVGGGSAVAAVAFDFSYDISTAVFLITVGLLYWRPFGFRDD from the coding sequence ATGACCTCCGTCTCGACCACTTTCGCCCGTCCGTCGCGCGACGACGTGCTCCTCGTCGGACTCCTCGTCAACACGCTCGTGGTCGCATCGCTCGTCTACGTCGTGGCGTCCGGCATCTCCGTAACCCGGCCGCGCTACTCGCTGTACGGTCTCGCGTGGATACTCGTCGGCGTCCTCGCCGTCTGGAAAACCGACGTGGCTCCGACGGACCCGACGACCCGGCGACGGGCCGCCGCAGTCGCCGTCGGGTACGCCGTCGTCCTCGCCGCCGCGGGCGGCGTCCTCGTCACCGCGATGGCCCCGGGACAGGGCCAGTGGGGCGTCCGAATCGCGACGCTCGCACCCGGATGGGGCCCCGCACCCGTCGTCTCGACGCCGTACGCCGCCCTCGTTCTCATGCCCGCCCGCGTCGTCGGCTACCTCGCGTTGGCGTATCTCGTCTACGCCACCGTGATAGATGCCTCGGGGTCCGCGGTGTCCGGCGTCCTCGGACTGCTCTCTTGTGTCTCCTGTTCGTGGCCCGTCGTCGCCTCGCTTCTGACCGGCGTCGTCGGCGGCGGGTCCGCCGTCGCCGCGGTGGCGTTCGACTTCTCCTACGACATCTCGACTGCGGTGTTTCTGATCACGGTCGGACTGCTCTACTGGCGGCCGTTCGGCTTTCGAGACGACTGA